One Deltaproteobacteria bacterium CG2_30_66_27 DNA segment encodes these proteins:
- a CDS encoding 30S ribosomal protein S2, translating to MANGQNAIISMKQLLEAGVHFGHQTKRWNPKMKRYIFTARNGIYIIDLQQTVKMFRAAYETVRNMAAEGKTILFVGTKKQAAEAVDEEAHRAGTPYVNQRWLGGMLTNFATIRKSLDRLQKLSEIGADGTAERLPKKEVLQLEKERAKLEKTLGGIRDLKRVPDAMFVVDPSRETIAVLEGRRLGIPIVAIVDTNCDPDLIDVVIPGNDDAIRAIKLFLSKMADAILEGKAAYAEKNASRVDKEVEAPEVTMSLISTEGEEEVSIAPPAPAAAPAPTTAE from the coding sequence ATGGCGAACGGACAGAACGCGATAATCTCGATGAAGCAGCTGCTGGAGGCGGGGGTTCACTTCGGGCACCAGACGAAGCGTTGGAACCCGAAGATGAAGCGATACATCTTCACCGCGCGCAACGGGATCTACATCATCGATCTTCAGCAGACGGTGAAGATGTTCCGGGCCGCCTACGAGACGGTGCGGAACATGGCGGCGGAGGGGAAGACGATCCTCTTCGTCGGCACGAAGAAACAGGCGGCGGAGGCGGTGGACGAGGAGGCCCATCGGGCCGGTACGCCGTACGTCAACCAGCGCTGGCTGGGCGGGATGCTCACCAACTTCGCCACGATCCGGAAGAGCCTTGACCGGCTGCAGAAGCTTTCGGAGATCGGGGCCGACGGCACCGCCGAGCGGCTCCCGAAAAAAGAAGTTCTTCAGCTCGAGAAGGAACGGGCCAAGTTAGAGAAGACCCTCGGCGGCATCCGGGATCTCAAGCGTGTGCCCGACGCGATGTTCGTCGTCGACCCGTCGCGGGAGACGATCGCGGTCCTCGAGGGCCGGCGGCTGGGGATCCCCATCGTCGCCATCGTGGACACGAACTGCGACCCCGACCTGATCGACGTCGTGATCCCGGGGAACGACGACGCCATCCGCGCGATCAAGCTGTTCCTCTCCAAGATGGCCGACGCGATCCTCGAGGGGAAGGCGGCCTATGCGGAGAAGAACGCCTCCCGCGTCGACAAGGAGGTGGAGGCGCCCGAGGTCACGATGTCGCTTATCTCCACCGA